The following coding sequences lie in one Arabidopsis thaliana chromosome 3, partial sequence genomic window:
- a CDS encoding SEC14 cytosolic factor family protein / phosphoglyceride transfer family protein (SEC14 cytosolic factor family protein / phosphoglyceride transfer family protein; FUNCTIONS IN: transporter activity; INVOLVED IN: transport; LOCATED IN: cellular_component unknown; EXPRESSED IN: 24 plant structures; EXPRESSED DURING: 14 growth stages; CONTAINS InterPro DOMAIN/s: Cellular retinaldehyde-binding/triple function, C-terminal (InterPro:IPR001251); BEST Arabidopsis thaliana protein match is: SEC14-like 3 (TAIR:AT2G21540.3); Has 35333 Blast hits to 34131 proteins in 2444 species: Archae - 798; Bacteria - 22429; Metazoa - 974; Fungi - 991; Plants - 531; Viruses - 0; Other Eukaryotes - 9610 (source: NCBI BLink).), with protein MGDNSGRSRNSMMATVSSGKELLPKRSLVAAIPRAVQQTISKHVSFGSNGRFGSGTARNAAVFLLKIAVLEVVRRVSKAKCPHLWNSLQALQCLCYPPLKWIQRWAPFKELINAMQLLCVIVMQMLSRPLLVITIAEALTDQSELKQEASGGTNSHASSESESQSDSQTLQSPSDIRIEDEAPLPVISQDWLRKLYEELEKQRLSLPERLNEDELHRFYRVSNGDFTSLLSSIKKTIHWRETYRILSEEELETWSSLLFWHGYDKNQRPCLIVRLGLAFLKLPSHERPRFAQAIISQVEHGVLHLLTPENSELTVLVDCEGLSPLRIPMQMMRSCSSILQDHFPNRLGCLFIIRLPPVVRVISQTFIQILRPTTRKKLRIEGETFHRVLSEYLQTLPSYLGSNCNCKRCSNLNEQDPPQPQTHPRRKRRSSSETEKLDDSHWSYNAQTPDLSYEDEPSLNICSQVLRTAVVFLLMIWLFGALLAGFADPESRPF; from the exons ATGGGGGATAATTCTGGTAGAAGTAGAAACTCTATGATGGCAACTGTTTCTTCTGGGAAAGAGTTGTTACCTAAAAGAAGCTTAGTAGCTGCTATTCCAAGAGCTGTTCAGCAGACAATCTCTAAGCATGTTTCTTTTGGGAGTAATGGTAGATTTGGAAGTGGAACCGCTCGTAATGCAGCTGTGTTTCTGCTTAAAATCGCTGTTTTAGAAGTTGTTCGAAGGGTTTCAAAGGCTAAATGTCCTCATTTGTGGAATAGTCTTCAGGCGTTGCAATGTCTTTGTTATCCTCCTCTTAAGTGGATTCAAAGATGGGCTCCTTTCAAGGAGTTGATCAATGCAATGCAG TTATTGTGTGTGATCGTTATGCAGATGTTGTCTCGGCCATTGTTGGTCATCACGATAGCTGAGGCTCTGACAGACCAGTCAGAGTTAAAGCAAGAAGCCTCAGGTGGTACCAATTCTCATGCATcttcagaatcagaatcacAATCTGACTCGCAGACTTTACAGTCTCCATCAGATATAAG AATTGAAGATGAGGCTCCACTTCCTGTAATTTCACAAGACTGGCTTAGAAAACTCTATGAAGAACTGGAAAAGCAGAGACTTAGCTTACCAGAGAG ACTCAATGAAGACGAGCTTCATAGATTCTACAGGGTGTCAAATGGAGACTTCACATCCTTACTATCTTCGATAAAAAAGACAATTCATTGGAGGGAGACTTACAGAATTCTTTCTGAAGAAGAACTTGAGACATGGTCAAGTTTACTCTTTTGGCATGGATATGATAAGAACCAACGACCTTGCCTCATTGTTCGTTTGGGGCTAGCTTTTCTAAAGTTGCCATCTCATGAGAGACCTCGTTTCGCTCAGGCAATCA TATCTCAGGTAGAGCACGGCGTTTTGCATCTTCTGACCCCTGAGAATTCAGAACTTACAGTGTTAGTCGATTGTGAAGGATTATCTCCTCTGAGGATTCCCATGCAGATGATGAGATCTTGTTCTTCCATTCTTCAAGATCACTTCCCTAACCGTCTTGGCTGCCTATTCATCATTCGCCTCCCTCCTGTTGTCCGTGTCATTTCCCAGACTTTCATCCAA ATTCTTAGACCAACCACACGCAAGAAGCTGAGAATTGAAGGGGAAACTTTCCATCGAGTCCTCTCTGAATACCTCCAGACACTTCCTTCATACCTTGGTAGCAACTGCAACTGCAAAAGATGCTCAAATCTCAACGAACAAGATCCACCACAGCCACAAACACacccaagaagaaagagaagaagctcgAGTGAAACAGAGAAGCTAGACGACAGCCACTGGAGTTACAATGCCCAGACACCTGATTTATCCTATGAAGACGAGCCGAGCCTGAACATATGCAGCCAAGTTCTGCGAACAGCAGTCGTGTTCTTACTCATGATATGGCTCTTCGGTGCACTACTAGCTGGATTTGCTGATCCTGAGAGCAGACCCTTTTAA
- the UBC13 gene encoding ubiquitin-conjugating enzyme 13, which yields MELCKCSEGGFFYAIMSFPQNYPNSPPTVRFTSDIWHPNVYPDGRVCISILHPPGDDPSGYELASERWTPVHTVESIMLSIISMLSGPNDESPANVEAAKEWREKRDEFKKKVSRCVRKSQEMF from the exons ATGGAACTTTGTAAATGCAGTGAAGGAGGATTTTTCTATGCCATTATGTCATTCCCACAAAACTATCCTAATAGCCCACCTACGGTGCGGTTTACTTCAGATATTTGGCATCCTAACG TTTATCCCGATGGCCGCGTTTGTATATCTATTCTACATCCTCCTGGTGATGATCCAAGTGGATATGAGCTTGCAAGTGAGCGTTGGACGCCTGTTCACACA GTTGAGAGTATCATGTTGAGTATTATATCAATGCTCTCTGGTCCCAACGACGAATCTCCAGCAAACGTTGAGGCTGCT AAAGAatggagagagaagagagatgagtTCAAGAAGAAAGTGAGCCGTTGTGTCAGAAAGTCTCAAGAAATgttttga
- a CDS encoding SEC14 cytosolic factor family protein / phosphoglyceride transfer family protein: MGDNSGRSRNSMMATVSSGKELLPKRSLVAAIPRAVQQTISKHVSFGSNGRFGSGTARNAAVFLLKIAVLEVVRRVSKAKCPHLWNSLQALQCLCYPPLKWIQRWAPFKELINAMQMLSRPLLVITIAEALTDQSELKQEASGGTNSHASSESESQSDSQTLQSPSDIRIEDEAPLPVISQDWLRKLYEELEKQRLSLPERLNEDELHRFYRVSNGDFTSLLSSIKKTIHWRETYRILSEEELETWSSLLFWHGYDKNQRPCLIVRLGLAFLKLPSHERPRFAQAIISQVEHGVLHLLTPENSELTVLVDCEGLSPLRIPMQMMRSCSSILQDHFPNRLGCLFIIRLPPVVRVISQTFIQILRPTTRKKLRIEGETFHRVLSEYLQTLPSYLGSNCNCKRCSNLNEQDPPQPQTHPRRKRRSSSETEKLDDSHWSYNAQTPDLSYEDEPSLNICSQVLRTAVVFLLMIWLFGALLAGFADPESRPF; this comes from the exons ATGGGGGATAATTCTGGTAGAAGTAGAAACTCTATGATGGCAACTGTTTCTTCTGGGAAAGAGTTGTTACCTAAAAGAAGCTTAGTAGCTGCTATTCCAAGAGCTGTTCAGCAGACAATCTCTAAGCATGTTTCTTTTGGGAGTAATGGTAGATTTGGAAGTGGAACCGCTCGTAATGCAGCTGTGTTTCTGCTTAAAATCGCTGTTTTAGAAGTTGTTCGAAGGGTTTCAAAGGCTAAATGTCCTCATTTGTGGAATAGTCTTCAGGCGTTGCAATGTCTTTGTTATCCTCCTCTTAAGTGGATTCAAAGATGGGCTCCTTTCAAGGAGTTGATCAATGCAATGCAG ATGTTGTCTCGGCCATTGTTGGTCATCACGATAGCTGAGGCTCTGACAGACCAGTCAGAGTTAAAGCAAGAAGCCTCAGGTGGTACCAATTCTCATGCATcttcagaatcagaatcacAATCTGACTCGCAGACTTTACAGTCTCCATCAGATATAAG AATTGAAGATGAGGCTCCACTTCCTGTAATTTCACAAGACTGGCTTAGAAAACTCTATGAAGAACTGGAAAAGCAGAGACTTAGCTTACCAGAGAG ACTCAATGAAGACGAGCTTCATAGATTCTACAGGGTGTCAAATGGAGACTTCACATCCTTACTATCTTCGATAAAAAAGACAATTCATTGGAGGGAGACTTACAGAATTCTTTCTGAAGAAGAACTTGAGACATGGTCAAGTTTACTCTTTTGGCATGGATATGATAAGAACCAACGACCTTGCCTCATTGTTCGTTTGGGGCTAGCTTTTCTAAAGTTGCCATCTCATGAGAGACCTCGTTTCGCTCAGGCAATCA TATCTCAGGTAGAGCACGGCGTTTTGCATCTTCTGACCCCTGAGAATTCAGAACTTACAGTGTTAGTCGATTGTGAAGGATTATCTCCTCTGAGGATTCCCATGCAGATGATGAGATCTTGTTCTTCCATTCTTCAAGATCACTTCCCTAACCGTCTTGGCTGCCTATTCATCATTCGCCTCCCTCCTGTTGTCCGTGTCATTTCCCAGACTTTCATCCAA ATTCTTAGACCAACCACACGCAAGAAGCTGAGAATTGAAGGGGAAACTTTCCATCGAGTCCTCTCTGAATACCTCCAGACACTTCCTTCATACCTTGGTAGCAACTGCAACTGCAAAAGATGCTCAAATCTCAACGAACAAGATCCACCACAGCCACAAACACacccaagaagaaagagaagaagctcgAGTGAAACAGAGAAGCTAGACGACAGCCACTGGAGTTACAATGCCCAGACACCTGATTTATCCTATGAAGACGAGCCGAGCCTGAACATATGCAGCCAAGTTCTGCGAACAGCAGTCGTGTTCTTACTCATGATATGGCTCTTCGGTGCACTACTAGCTGGATTTGCTGATCCTGAGAGCAGACCCTTTTAA
- a CDS encoding RNA-binding (RRM/RBD/RNP motifs) family protein (RNA-binding (RRM/RBD/RNP motifs) family protein; FUNCTIONS IN: nucleotide binding, nucleic acid binding; INVOLVED IN: biological_process unknown; LOCATED IN: cellular_component unknown; CONTAINS InterPro DOMAIN/s: RNA recognition motif, RNP-1 (InterPro:IPR000504), Nucleotide-binding, alpha-beta plait (InterPro:IPR012677); Has 3 Blast hits to 3 proteins in 2 species: Archae - 0; Bacteria - 0; Metazoa - 0; Fungi - 0; Plants - 3; Viruses - 0; Other Eukaryotes - 0 (source: NCBI BLink).) — protein sequence MPSGLFPVTWDAKYASSSDEEFEEFLESNILMLSNVHRKISELEILEFFQGCNCQVVLNKKREFRVEFPSHEEAMAALQNFNEVKLVGRTISLTRSTYPMYKIFCIKGFKNTLLPTVKRQVVNEIFENDFGYLYMYLGDQVDVEKTVLQKRKYLQVKECRMKGKVNKSLSSNWKTVAFSYSVLLSHISESFALHRPNTS from the exons atgcCCAGCGGATTATTTCCTGTTACTTGGGATGCCAAATACGCCTCCAGTTCGgatgaagagtttgaagaaTTCTTAGAAAGTAATATTCTCATGCTCTCTAATGTCCATAGGAAAATCTCCGAACTAGAGAT TCTAGAGTTCTTTCAAGGTTGCAACTGCCAAGTGGTTTTAAACAAGAAACGAGAATTTAGAGTTGAGTTTCCATCTCACGAAGAAGCAATGGCAGCGTTGCAAAACTTTAATGAAGTGAAATTGGTGGGACGAACTATTAGTCTTACCAGGTCTACATATCCGAT GTATAAAATTTTCTGCATCAAAGGTTTCAAGAACACATTACTGCCAACTGTCAAACGCCAAGTAGTGAATGaaatttttg AAAACGATTTTGGGTATCTTTACATGTATTTGGGGGATCAGGTTGATGTGGAAAAAACTGTGTTGCAGAAGAGAAAATACCTTCAAGTCAAAGAATGTCGAATGAAGGGGAAAGTCAATAAAAGCCTATCATCTAACTGGAAGACAGTTG CGTTTTCATACAGTGTCTTACTCTCTCATATCTCTGAAAGTTTTGCGCTTCATAGACCAAACACATCTTAA
- a CDS encoding ATP synthase (unknown protein; FUNCTIONS IN: molecular_function unknown; INVOLVED IN: biological_process unknown; LOCATED IN: mitochondrion, mitochondrial respiratory chain complex III; EXPRESSED IN: 25 plant structures; EXPRESSED DURING: 15 growth stages; BEST Arabidopsis thaliana protein match is: unknown protein (TAIR:AT5G59613.2); Has 51 Blast hits to 51 proteins in 16 species: Archae - 0; Bacteria - 0; Metazoa - 0; Fungi - 0; Plants - 51; Viruses - 0; Other Eukaryotes - 0 (source: NCBI BLink).): MRLFDPWPVFFKREWKRCWPFLTGFAVTGVLITKLTAGLTEEDAKNSKFVQQHRR, encoded by the exons atgaggTTGTTCGATCCATGGCCAGTGTTCTTCAAGAGAGAATGGAAACGTTGCTGGCCATTCCTCACCGGTTTCGCCGTCACCGGCGTTCTCATCACCAAGCTAACCGCCGGACTCACTG AGGAAGATGCTAAGAACTCCAAGTTCGTCCAGCAACACAGAAG GTGA
- the UXS5 gene encoding UDP-XYL synthase 5 (UDP-XYL synthase 5 (UXS5); FUNCTIONS IN: UDP-glucuronate decarboxylase activity, catalytic activity; INVOLVED IN: nucleotide-sugar metabolic process, D-xylose metabolic process; LOCATED IN: chloroplast; EXPRESSED IN: 26 plant structures; EXPRESSED DURING: 15 growth stages; CONTAINS InterPro DOMAIN/s: NAD-dependent epimerase/dehydratase (InterPro:IPR001509), NAD(P)-binding domain (InterPro:IPR016040); BEST Arabidopsis thaliana protein match is: UDP-glucuronic acid decarboxylase 3 (TAIR:AT5G59290.2); Has 35333 Blast hits to 34131 proteins in 2444 species: Archae - 798; Bacteria - 22429; Metazoa - 974; Fungi - 991; Plants - 531; Viruses - 0; Other Eukaryotes - 9610 (source: NCBI BLink).), giving the protein MASSDKQTSPKPPPSPSPLRNSKFCQSNMRILISGGAGFIGSHLVDKLMENEKNEVIVADNYFTGSKDNLKKWIGHPRFELIRHDVTEPLLIEVDQIYHLACPASPIFYKYNPVKTIKTNVIGTLNMLGLAKRVGARILLTSTSEVYGDPLIHPQPESYWGNVNPIGVRSCYDEGKRVAETLMFDYHRQHGIEIRIARIFNTYGPRMNIDDGRVVSNFIAQALRGEALTVQKPGTQTRSFCYVSDMVDGLMRLMEGDDTGPINIGNPGEFTMVELAETVKELINPSIEIKMVENTPDDPRQRKPDITKAKEVLGWEPKVKLREGLPLMEEDFRLRLGVHKN; this is encoded by the exons atggCGTCTAGTGATAAACAAACAAGCCCAAAGCCTCCTCCTTCACCGTCTCCTCTCCGTAATTCCAAGTTTTGTCAG TCAAATATGAGGATTTTGATCTCAGGAGGAGCTGGATTCATTGGTTCTCACCTTGTTGATAAGCTGATGGAAAACGAAAAGAATGAG gTGATTGTTGCTGATAACTATTTCACTGGTTCAAAGGACAACCTTAAGAAGTGGATTGGTCATCCAAGATTTGAGCTTATCCGTCACG ATGTCACGGAGCCACTTTTGATCGAGGTTGATCAGATTTACCATCTTGCATGTCCTGCTTCTCCTATCTTCTACAAGTACAACCCTGTGAAGACAATCAAGACCAATGTGATTGGCACACTGAACATGCTAGGTCTCGCCAAGCGTGTTGGAGCAAG GATTTTGCTTACCTCAACCTCGGAGGTATATGGAGATCCTCTCATTCATCCCCAGCCTGAGAGCTATTGGGGAAATGTCAACCCAATTG GTGTTAGGAGCTGTTATGATGAAGGCAAGCGTGTTGCTGAGACCTTGATGTTTGACTACCACAGGCAACATGGAATTG aAATCCGCATTGCTAGAATCTTCAACACTTATGGTCCACGCATGAACATCGATGATGGCCGTGTTGTAAGCAACTTCATTGCACAAGCACTCCG GGGTGAGGCATTGACTGTTCAGAAACCAGGGACACAGACTCGCAGTTTCTGTTATGTATCTGACATGGTTGATGGACTTATGCGCCTCATGGAAGGAGATGACACTGGTCCCATCAACATCGGTAACCCAG GTGAGTTTACAATGGTGGAGTTGGCTGAGACAGTGAAAGAG CTGATTAACCCGAGCATAGAGATAAAGATGGTTGAGAACACACCGGATGATCCAAGACAGAGGAAGCCAGACATCACAAAGGCTAAAGAAGTGTTGGGATGGGAACCAAAGGTGAAGCTTCGTGAAGGCCTTCCACTTATGGAAGAAGACTTCAGGCTAAGGCTCGGAGTCCACAAGAACTAA
- a CDS encoding 2-oxoglutarate (2OG) and Fe(II)-dependent oxygenase superfamily protein (2-oxoglutarate (2OG) and Fe(II)-dependent oxygenase superfamily protein; FUNCTIONS IN: oxidoreductase activity, acting on paired donors, with incorporation or reduction of molecular oxygen, 2-oxoglutarate as one donor, and incorporation of one atom each of oxygen into both donors, oxidoreductase activity, iron ion binding; INVOLVED IN: oxidation reduction; LOCATED IN: cellular_component unknown; CONTAINS InterPro DOMAIN/s: Isopenicillin N synthase (InterPro:IPR002283), Oxoglutarate/iron-dependent oxygenase (InterPro:IPR005123); BEST Arabidopsis thaliana protein match is: 2-oxoglutarate (2OG) and Fe(II)-dependent oxygenase superfamily protein (TAIR:AT3G46490.1); Has 30201 Blast hits to 17322 proteins in 780 species: Archae - 12; Bacteria - 1396; Metazoa - 17338; Fungi - 3422; Plants - 5037; Viruses - 0; Other Eukaryotes - 2996 (source: NCBI BLink).) — MENKTQEEASTIKVSSLTCIDLANPNFQQSAVSLKQSKKFFALPLEEKMKVLRNEKHRGYSPVLDQILDPENQVDGDYKESFFIGIEVVLPGWRATMEKYHQEALRVCKAIARLLALALDLDTNYFDKPEMLGNPIAVMRLLRYEGMSDPLKGIFGCGAHSDYGMLTLLATDSVTGLQICKDKDVKPRKWEYVPSIKGAYIVNLGDLLERWSNGIFKSTLHRVLGNGQDRYSIPFFIEPSHDCLVECLPTCQSENNLPKYPAIKCSTFLTQRYQQSHVNLSIYKQP, encoded by the exons ATGGAGAACAAAACTCAAGAGGAAGCTTCGACCATCAAAGTTTCATCCCTTACTTGCATAGATCTTGCCAACCCGAACTTTCAACAATCAGCGGTTTCTCTTAAACag AGCAAGAAGTTCTTTGCTCTTCCTTTGGAGGAGAAAATGAAAGTCTTGAGAAATGAAAAGCATCGAGGCTATTCACCCGTCCTTGATCAAATTTTAGATCCTGAGAATCAAGTCGACG GTGATTacaaagaaagttttttcatTGGAATCGAAG TTGTTTTGCCGGGATGGCGGGCGACCATGGAGAAATATCATCAAGAAGCATT GAGGGTTTGCAAGGCTATTGCTAGATTATTAGCATTGGCGCTCGACTTGGACACAAATTACTTTGATAAACCGGAAATGCTGGGAAATCCTATCGCAGTTATGCGTTTGCTTCGTTACGAAG GGATGTCTGATCCCTTGAAAGGAATATTTGGATGTGGAGCTCATTCTGATTACGGAATGCTGACTCTCTTAGCAACCGATAGTGTAACCGGGCTCCAG ATATGCAAGGATAAGGACGTGAAGCCTAGGAAGTGGGAATATGTACCATCTATTAAAGG AGCATATATCGTCAATCTTGGAGACTTGTTGGAGCGTTGGAGCAACGGCATTTTTAA ATCCACATTGCATCGGGTACTTGGGAATGGTCAAGACCGATATTCC ATTCCATTCTTCATAGAACCGAGTCACGACTGTCTAGTAGAATGTCTACCTACCTGCCAGTCCGAAAACAACCTTCCCAA ATATCCAGCTATCAAATGTTCAACGTTCCTCACCCAACGTTACCAGCAATCACATGTGAATTTGAGCATCTACAAACAGCCCTAA
- the UBC13 gene encoding ubiquitin-conjugating enzyme 13 (ubiquitin-conjugating enzyme 13 (UBC13); CONTAINS InterPro DOMAIN/s: Ubiquitin-conjugating enzyme/RWD-like (InterPro:IPR016135), Ubiquitin-conjugating enzyme, E2 (InterPro:IPR000608); BEST Arabidopsis thaliana protein match is: ubiquitin carrier protein 7 (TAIR:AT5G59300.1); Has 10290 Blast hits to 10255 proteins in 396 species: Archae - 0; Bacteria - 0; Metazoa - 4390; Fungi - 2251; Plants - 1992; Viruses - 23; Other Eukaryotes - 1634 (source: NCBI BLink).), which produces MNSQACLLLQKQLKDLCKHPVDGFSAGLVDEKNIFEWSVTIIGPPDTLYEGGFFYAIMSFPQNYPNSPPTVRFTSDIWHPNVYPDGRVCISILHPPGDDPSGYELASERWTPVHTVESIMLSIISMLSGPNDESPANVEAAKEWREKRDEFKKKVSRCVRKSQEMF; this is translated from the exons ATGAACTCACAagcttgtcttcttcttcagaaacaGCTTAAAG atcTTTGTAAGCATCCTGTAGATGGATTCTCTGCTGGTTTAGTTGATGAGAAGAATATATTCGAATGGAGCGTAACTATTATTGGACCTCCTGATACTCTCTA TGAAGGAGGATTTTTCTATGCCATTATGTCATTCCCACAAAACTATCCTAATAGCCCACCTACGGTGCGGTTTACTTCAGATATTTGGCATCCTAACG TTTATCCCGATGGCCGCGTTTGTATATCTATTCTACATCCTCCTGGTGATGATCCAAGTGGATATGAGCTTGCAAGTGAGCGTTGGACGCCTGTTCACACA GTTGAGAGTATCATGTTGAGTATTATATCAATGCTCTCTGGTCCCAACGACGAATCTCCAGCAAACGTTGAGGCTGCT AAAGAatggagagagaagagagatgagtTCAAGAAGAAAGTGAGCCGTTGTGTCAGAAAGTCTCAAGAAATgttttga